The following are encoded in a window of Spodoptera frugiperda isolate SF20-4 chromosome 3, AGI-APGP_CSIRO_Sfru_2.0, whole genome shotgun sequence genomic DNA:
- the LOC118273970 gene encoding importin-11 isoform X1 codes for MDPNIYALVLDTLNRATSQDTEVLKPAEKKLQEWEVEPGFYSVLLNVLSNHSIDGNVRWLAVMCFKNGVDRYWRKTAPNAITEEEKLKLRQGLLTTNILSEPVAQIATQLAVLISKIARFDCPTNWPDLVPELMGALKAPQPLMQHRALLIFHHVVKALASKRLVDERRTFQELTNTVYAFILNLWHENTELFLRHIQEGAATELITEHLEKALLCLRILRKLTVFGFKKTHESQDAMAFLNVVFDRAKTSLECRKLLKGRGIYPLELCEKFIIHLTKVALGVLSAQPFSYVPLIRPSLEFALYYCFTEQGMALIYERFTIQCLNIVKGILQCMEYKPPKGKEALPTLQAHQVKMEVLDPNTLCHMCRHLVSHYFLLSPDDLALWDAEPESFATDEAGESWKYSLRPCTEALFSELFQFRSVLAPELVRMLANLQTQQISPDDLPGILKKDAVYNAVGLAAFDLYDDVDFDEWFTNVLSQELKIKDNNYRIIRRRVCQLIGQWCGVRASQSLRPAMYAALLEPLSSPDEDAAVKLAAAEALRSTIDDFNFDVEQFAPFAPHAIAALYELLVESEEMDTKMHVLHVVSFVTERMGGRVARGGAAQLFAYLPQLWAHATAAAHNMLRAAALAALVHLLKALGECPPNIRPWILSVVNESTKLTEPAHVYLLEDALELWLAVLETSQAPDPVTLQLAENLYPILEQSSEHLRIVVYIMQAYTLLCPEEFLSGSGGKCMELLEDMLSDMRTEGVITVLKMAEICISVSFPERNAFLGVKVIWPILIRVIHWLLEGDDLPIVLSVQLCLVSRVILLSTDLFYKAIQEAATVVPDYDSDPAKLLNKFLHVWTEKMNLVTQVERWKVVGLGLAALLTTQNATVLQRFPAILLNLAEVLNDVMKAEDNGGYIDTYVCYTSGLLAPPGSRPASPLEGRGGAARWGEAGGLVGGGAAVEYPHELRRRALLASHPAHTIDLRAVTHLQLETLKSQVGAETFDRLIQSTDRETLQQIREYIPL; via the exons GCTCCTAATGCCATCACAGAGGAAGAGAAGCTAAAGTTGAGGCAAGGTCTCCTCACGACAAATATCCTGAGTGAACCTGTGGCTCAGATTGCAACACAGCTTGCTGTTTTAATATCTAAGATTgctag GTTTGACTGTCCAACAAACTGGCCGGACTTGGTGCCCGAGTTAATGGGTGCTTTGAAGGCCCCGCAGCCTTTAATGCAACACCGGGCTCTATTGATCTTCCATCATGTGGTCAAAGCATTGGCTTCTAAAAGGCTAGTCGACGAACGACGTACATTCCAG gAATTAACAAACACAGTATACGCGTTCATTCTAAACCTTTGGCATGAGAACACGGAGCTATTCCTGCGCCACATACAAGAGGGCGCGGCCACAGAGCTGATAACGGAACACTTAGAGAAGGCACTCCTCTGCCTCAGGATATTGAGGAAACTGACAGTATTTGGATTTAAGAAGACACATGAAAGTCAGGATGCAATGGCATTCTTGAATGTCGTTTTTGACCGCGCTAAGACCAGTTTGGAATGca GAAAACTATTAAAAGGCAGAGGTATATATCCTTTGGAGTTGTGCGAGAAATTCATAATACACCTTACTAAGGTGGCTTTAGGGGTGTTATCAGCACAGCCATTCTCCTACGTGCCACTGATCAGGCCATCTTTGGAGTTCGCACTGTACTACTGTTTTACTGAACAAGGAATGGCTCTCATATACGAAAGGTTCACTATTCAGTGCCTGAATATTGTAAAGGGGATCCTTCAGTGCATGGAGTATAAGCCGCCTAAAGGCAAGGAAGCAT TGCCAACTCTCCAAGCTCACCAGGTAAAGATGGAAGTGCTAGACCCGAACACGCTCTGCCACATGTGCAGGCACCTGGTCTCCCATTACTTCCTGCTCAGTCCTGATGACCTGGCACTCTGGGACGCCGAGCCAGAGAGCTTCGCCACTGATGAGGCGGGCGAATCCTGGAAATATAGCTTGAGG CCTTGCACAGAAGCATTGTTCTCAGAGCTGTTTCAATTCAGGAGCGTATTAGCTCCGGAGTTAGTACGAATGTTAGCGAACTTACAGACTCAGCAGATCTCTCCCGACGACCTGCCTGGCATTTTGAAGAAGGATGCTGTTTACAACGCCGTCGGATTGGCTGCCTTCGATTTGTATGACGAT GTCGACTTCGACGAATGGTTCACGAATGTATTAAGTCaagaactaaaaataaaggACAACAATTATAGAATAATACGAAGGAGGGTTTGTCAACTAATTG GTCAATGGTGTGGTGTTCGTGCATCGCAGTCATTGAGGCCAGCGATGTATGCTGCGCTATTAGAACCCCTCAGTAGTCCGGACGAGGATGCCGCGGTAAAGCTTGCAGCAGCTGAGGCACTGAGGAGTACGATCGACGACTTCAACTTCGACGTGGAACAATTTGCACCGTTCGCTCCGCATGCGATCGCTGCGCTCTATGAGCTCCTG GTGGAGTCAGAAGAGATGGACACGAAGATGCACGTGTTGCACGTGGTGTCGTTCGTGACGGAGCGCATGGGCGGGCGCgtggcgcgcggcggcgcggcgcagcTGTTCGCCTACCTGCCGCAGCTGTGGGCGCACGCCACGGCCGCCGCGCACAACATGCTgcgcgccgccgcgctcgccgcGCTCGTACATCTGCTCAAG GCTCTAGGGGAGTGTCCCCCAAACATTCGGCCCTGGATCCTGAGCGTGGTGAACGAGTCCACCAAGCTGACAGAGCCGGCGCACGTGTACCTGCTGGAGGACGCGCTGGAACTGTGGCTCGCTGTACTGGAGACCTCGCAGGCGCCCGACCCTGTCACACTGCAGTTAGCTGAGAATTTGTACCCGATATTAG AACAATCATCGGAACACCTAAGGATAGTAGTGTACATAATGCAAGCTTACACCCTCCTGTGTCCTGAGGAGTTCCTCTCAGGTTCGGGAGGGAAGTGCATGGAACTCCTGGAGGACATGCTGAGTGACATGAGGACCGAGGGAGTCATCACTGTGCTGAAGATGGCTGAGATCTGCATCAGTGTCAGTTTTCCAGAGAGAAACGCGTTCTTGGGAGTCAAGGTCATCTGGCCTATACTTATTAGAGTTATACA CTGGTTACTCGAAGGCGATGACCTTCCAATAGTTCTATCAGTTCAACTATGTCTCGTGTCCCGTGTGATCCTGCTATCAACGGATCTGTTCTACAAGGCGATACAAGAGGCCGCCACCGTCGTCCCTGATTACGACTCGGACCCTGCCAAGTTGTTGAACAAGTTCCTACACGTCTGGACGGAGAAGATGAACCTGGTTACGCAAGTCGAGAGGTGGAAAGTTGTCG GCCTAGGTCTAGCAGCGTTGCTGACGACACAGAACGCGACAGTGTTACAGAGGTTCCCCGCGATACTGTTGAACCTCGCCGAAGTACTCAACGACGTCATGAAGGCTGAGGACAACGGCGGCTATATAGA tacgTACGTATGTTATACCAGTGGTCTACTGGCGCCCCCGGGCTCTCGGCCGGCGTCCCCCCTGGAGGGGCGAGGGGGCGCGGCGCGGTGGGGGGAGGCGGGCGGGCTGGtgggcgggggcgcggccgtGGAGTACCCGCACGAGCTGCGCCGCCGCGCGTTACTGGCCTCGCACCCCGCGCACACCATCGATCTACGCGCCGTCACACATCTACAG CTGGAGACACTGAAGAGTCAGGTAGGCGCTGAGACATTCGACCGTCTGATCCAATCCACGGACAGGGAAACACTACAGCAAATAAGGGAATACATACCACTCTGA
- the LOC118273970 gene encoding importin-11 isoform X2 codes for MDPNIYALVLDTLNRATSQDTEVLKPAEKKLQEWEVEPGFYSVLLNVLSNHSIDGNVRWLAVMCFKNGVDRYWRKTAPNAITEEEKLKLRQGLLTTNILSEPVAQIATQLAVLISKIARFDCPTNWPDLVPELMGALKAPQPLMQHRALLIFHHVVKALASKRLVDERRTFQELTNTVYAFILNLWHENTELFLRHIQEGAATELITEHLEKALLCLRILRKLTVFGFKKTHESQDAMAFLNVVFDRAKTSLECRKLLKGRGIYPLELCEKFIIHLTKVALGVLSAQPFSYVPLIRPSLEFALYYCFTEQGMALIYERFTIQCLNIVKGILQCMEYKPPKGKEALPTLQAHQVKMEVLDPNTLCHMCRHLVSHYFLLSPDDLALWDAEPESFATDEAGESWKYSLRPCTEALFSELFQFRSVLAPELVRMLANLQTQQISPDDLPGILKKDAVYNAVGLAAFDLYDDVDFDEWFTNVLSQELKIKDNNYRIIRRRVCQLIGQWCGVRASQSLRPAMYAALLEPLSSPDEDAAVKLAAAEALRSTIDDFNFDVEQFAPFAPHAIAALYELLVESEEMDTKMHVLHVVSFVTERMGGRVARGGAAQLFAYLPQLWAHATAAAHNMLRAAALAALVHLLKALGECPPNIRPWILSVVNESTKLTEPAHVYLLEDALELWLAVLETSQAPDPVTLQLAENLYPILEQSSEHLRIVVYIMQAYTLLCPEEFLSGSGGKCMELLEDMLSDMRTEGVITVLKMAEICISVSFPERNAFLGVKVIWPILIRVIHWLLEGDDLPIVLSVQLCLVSRVILLSTDLFYKAIQEAATVVPDYDSDPAKLLNKFLHVWTEKMNLVTQVERWKVVGLGLAALLTTQNATVLQRFPAILLNLAEVLNDVMKAEDNGGYIDGLLAPPGSRPASPLEGRGGAARWGEAGGLVGGGAAVEYPHELRRRALLASHPAHTIDLRAVTHLQLETLKSQVGAETFDRLIQSTDRETLQQIREYIPL; via the exons GCTCCTAATGCCATCACAGAGGAAGAGAAGCTAAAGTTGAGGCAAGGTCTCCTCACGACAAATATCCTGAGTGAACCTGTGGCTCAGATTGCAACACAGCTTGCTGTTTTAATATCTAAGATTgctag GTTTGACTGTCCAACAAACTGGCCGGACTTGGTGCCCGAGTTAATGGGTGCTTTGAAGGCCCCGCAGCCTTTAATGCAACACCGGGCTCTATTGATCTTCCATCATGTGGTCAAAGCATTGGCTTCTAAAAGGCTAGTCGACGAACGACGTACATTCCAG gAATTAACAAACACAGTATACGCGTTCATTCTAAACCTTTGGCATGAGAACACGGAGCTATTCCTGCGCCACATACAAGAGGGCGCGGCCACAGAGCTGATAACGGAACACTTAGAGAAGGCACTCCTCTGCCTCAGGATATTGAGGAAACTGACAGTATTTGGATTTAAGAAGACACATGAAAGTCAGGATGCAATGGCATTCTTGAATGTCGTTTTTGACCGCGCTAAGACCAGTTTGGAATGca GAAAACTATTAAAAGGCAGAGGTATATATCCTTTGGAGTTGTGCGAGAAATTCATAATACACCTTACTAAGGTGGCTTTAGGGGTGTTATCAGCACAGCCATTCTCCTACGTGCCACTGATCAGGCCATCTTTGGAGTTCGCACTGTACTACTGTTTTACTGAACAAGGAATGGCTCTCATATACGAAAGGTTCACTATTCAGTGCCTGAATATTGTAAAGGGGATCCTTCAGTGCATGGAGTATAAGCCGCCTAAAGGCAAGGAAGCAT TGCCAACTCTCCAAGCTCACCAGGTAAAGATGGAAGTGCTAGACCCGAACACGCTCTGCCACATGTGCAGGCACCTGGTCTCCCATTACTTCCTGCTCAGTCCTGATGACCTGGCACTCTGGGACGCCGAGCCAGAGAGCTTCGCCACTGATGAGGCGGGCGAATCCTGGAAATATAGCTTGAGG CCTTGCACAGAAGCATTGTTCTCAGAGCTGTTTCAATTCAGGAGCGTATTAGCTCCGGAGTTAGTACGAATGTTAGCGAACTTACAGACTCAGCAGATCTCTCCCGACGACCTGCCTGGCATTTTGAAGAAGGATGCTGTTTACAACGCCGTCGGATTGGCTGCCTTCGATTTGTATGACGAT GTCGACTTCGACGAATGGTTCACGAATGTATTAAGTCaagaactaaaaataaaggACAACAATTATAGAATAATACGAAGGAGGGTTTGTCAACTAATTG GTCAATGGTGTGGTGTTCGTGCATCGCAGTCATTGAGGCCAGCGATGTATGCTGCGCTATTAGAACCCCTCAGTAGTCCGGACGAGGATGCCGCGGTAAAGCTTGCAGCAGCTGAGGCACTGAGGAGTACGATCGACGACTTCAACTTCGACGTGGAACAATTTGCACCGTTCGCTCCGCATGCGATCGCTGCGCTCTATGAGCTCCTG GTGGAGTCAGAAGAGATGGACACGAAGATGCACGTGTTGCACGTGGTGTCGTTCGTGACGGAGCGCATGGGCGGGCGCgtggcgcgcggcggcgcggcgcagcTGTTCGCCTACCTGCCGCAGCTGTGGGCGCACGCCACGGCCGCCGCGCACAACATGCTgcgcgccgccgcgctcgccgcGCTCGTACATCTGCTCAAG GCTCTAGGGGAGTGTCCCCCAAACATTCGGCCCTGGATCCTGAGCGTGGTGAACGAGTCCACCAAGCTGACAGAGCCGGCGCACGTGTACCTGCTGGAGGACGCGCTGGAACTGTGGCTCGCTGTACTGGAGACCTCGCAGGCGCCCGACCCTGTCACACTGCAGTTAGCTGAGAATTTGTACCCGATATTAG AACAATCATCGGAACACCTAAGGATAGTAGTGTACATAATGCAAGCTTACACCCTCCTGTGTCCTGAGGAGTTCCTCTCAGGTTCGGGAGGGAAGTGCATGGAACTCCTGGAGGACATGCTGAGTGACATGAGGACCGAGGGAGTCATCACTGTGCTGAAGATGGCTGAGATCTGCATCAGTGTCAGTTTTCCAGAGAGAAACGCGTTCTTGGGAGTCAAGGTCATCTGGCCTATACTTATTAGAGTTATACA CTGGTTACTCGAAGGCGATGACCTTCCAATAGTTCTATCAGTTCAACTATGTCTCGTGTCCCGTGTGATCCTGCTATCAACGGATCTGTTCTACAAGGCGATACAAGAGGCCGCCACCGTCGTCCCTGATTACGACTCGGACCCTGCCAAGTTGTTGAACAAGTTCCTACACGTCTGGACGGAGAAGATGAACCTGGTTACGCAAGTCGAGAGGTGGAAAGTTGTCG GCCTAGGTCTAGCAGCGTTGCTGACGACACAGAACGCGACAGTGTTACAGAGGTTCCCCGCGATACTGTTGAACCTCGCCGAAGTACTCAACGACGTCATGAAGGCTGAGGACAACGGCGGCTATATAGA TGGTCTACTGGCGCCCCCGGGCTCTCGGCCGGCGTCCCCCCTGGAGGGGCGAGGGGGCGCGGCGCGGTGGGGGGAGGCGGGCGGGCTGGtgggcgggggcgcggccgtGGAGTACCCGCACGAGCTGCGCCGCCGCGCGTTACTGGCCTCGCACCCCGCGCACACCATCGATCTACGCGCCGTCACACATCTACAG CTGGAGACACTGAAGAGTCAGGTAGGCGCTGAGACATTCGACCGTCTGATCCAATCCACGGACAGGGAAACACTACAGCAAATAAGGGAATACATACCACTCTGA